The window TAGGGTGAGTACGATAAAGATAGTTGCATAGTGTTGTATTCATGAGATAGTGAATATTGAGGATGATTTTGATTCATATACCCATGTGAGCAAGCATATGTATGAAATTTTACATGCCATTCGTGAAGGGTGGGCGGTGAATATAACAATTTCTAAGTGTCTATGACTATGTGGGAACTTGCTcgttcatttagtttcattagtgaagcactttaattttatttttttgaactgGGGTGGTTATAGACTTATAACCTATTTTATTGGACTCGTCTCAAACTCTAACTTAAAAATTTAGGTTCTATTTTTTGAGATTAAATGTGGACCAAGTCTGTTTCTTggttcaaaaaaattaaaagactttagGTTTGAGTTCAAGGTCTTCAAACTCAAATTAAACTGAAACCTACCCAAGACCTAAATCCGATCAATAAATCAactcataatcaattttttaaacTCACTTTAAACCTACTTTGTACAATTCTGATTGGAACCTACACGTTTTTGTTGAACTCTTTGTTTTTGTTAGGGCTGTAAAAACGGGTTAAAAGGTCGGAAACAGGTCGgtcaaaaacaggttcggtaaaaaacggtcggtcaaaagcaggtcgtataagtctttcggtaccggtcggtatcggtcggtttattcggtatccggtcgaatccggtttttttccttggcgggtgtcggtcggtatgggtccggtatttatcggtccggtcattaccggaaacaggtcacattcggtcggtcaaaaacggttttttgcaggtcgtaatcggtatacagatcataaccgggcggtcaaaatcggtaatcggtcggtcacaatcggtatgcgggtcagaatcggtcggtcacaatcggtcggttttggtcggtatcggttcagttcaatttagttgaaccgggattcagttctgttcagttcagttttggttggtatcggttcggttcaattcagttaaaccgatattccggttaatttggttgatatcggttcagttcaattcatttaaaccatgatttaattcagttcaattatgttccaattattctgttccaatttggtaaaaaatcgcatcgtgttgcctcataatgtcattgatcatgcgtttatccatgatgggaatgatatatagaaggtggaacctcacatcaagttttatagatgtcgttaggttatgagttttatgacatcaaattcaactaatcaactccgtctaagttaattaatagatcataacatgttaattgatcgacttcatctaatatcaattagacaattacaatttacaacaataatatgttattaatgTCACAATGTAAGTTTGTTAGATTGTCTTAATAATATATCTTCATCACTGATTGAATTGACCTTCGTTTGTCCATGGGGTGTGTTATTTTAAGCTAATGTGATCAATCTATCTAATCAATCTAGCTGCCAGCGATCTAAGttaattgattggtttttcattctatttcgTCCTATCTAAGTCAATCAtgacaagttaacatgtaaatccatctacgttgatatgtttgatcataggtctggttatttcaacttgataaatcgattataattaattaatatatttgatcatatcatgttaattatttctatttgataaatcaactcgtgaattattctaacgattatctttttgggtgtaatttatagacttttcaatttcaatatagaattatataaataccaataacattataacattgtttttttttggcaaataaaataatagttgcataattagaagtatatatatatatattttagaaataagaaagaaagaggtttatttattaaaattaagaagtttatttagaaaccattaaatcaatgaattactcatattttaaaaaaaaatttagttgtaaaataaattattttagatataatcatataattgtccaatttgatgataaaataaataaagagttctaaattttaattttactcaAGTTAAAAAGGACAATGCCCTAAGGTTGTGTTTGAAgacaaatatttcatttcaaattatagattttaattatgaaatcattaatgaagaatttgattaTAACAAGGTTTGAAACGTCATTTTCAAATCCTCATTTTATAATAATGGTGGAattgattcaaattcaaatttcaaattttttatttgctaaacactaaatttgagtcaaatttatattttcaaataaaattatcactTCTAAACATAGCATAAAAGAATTACATGTTCATGTTGTGTTTGCTAATGTTAGCTTTATTGCTaatgattttgaatattttattttcatttgtagAACGTAACAATGTACGTAGCTCACTAAGTCACTGACTTGTTAAACTGGCCTCAAAAGGGGTTAGTAAATGGGAATAAGTTTCCTATTTaactatataataataataaaaaaaaaaactatttaaggATGGAAGATTTATCCTATATGCGCATATACTATTCTTTTGGGTTTATCTATTAAAAGAAACTTATTCCCATTTACTTACACCTTTTGGGTTTTCCTTAATTAATAGATAAACCGTTATTTGCATAACTGCATTGCAACTTGCCTTGCGCGTTCCTTCGTTCGTGACTGTTCTTTCAACAAAAATTTACAGCAATTTATCAAAACCAAATGCAAAAGTAAAGCCAACTTTAATTTTCCAGGTATGTATTGTGCAATCTCTACTGTGATTTTGATTCATATTAATAAATCATTTGTTGCTTGATTCAAGATTTAACAACAATTTTACATTGATCTTCTTGGATATAATAGTAATCTAAAACAATTTCTCATCATTTTCATTGATACAATTGTATCATTACATACAAATTTTATCTGTATAGGATTATTTCATCTTGCTTAATTTGTGGTATTATAATTTATGATGCATGATTATCCTATGAATTCCGTCAGAATATTCGCTGCGAATCCATTCTTAGATGAACAGTTAATTCAGTGAAATTACAGTGACAGTATTAGGGTTCAGTCGAAAGAACTTGGTGCAAGTTTCTTGAATTACATTCTTGATCGAAACTGAGTGGCGGttcaaatacataacaatttaTAATTAGGTCCGATATTATAACATTTTTTCGTAATTTTAATTTAGGTCTAAAAACAAgtagttgaatttttttttatatgaaagaTAGGTTCTATTTATGaaatatgagaaaaaaaattacattatgtTATATATAAGATATCCTAGCTTAatcattagcttaaacttttggttgagttgatttcttgatatggtatcagaagccaacgtgacaagaggtcacaggttcgaatctcaactatccctcatttaaagtggaatattcagcgcctatgcgcatccacacttctagcccagtGAAATCTCGTGTAAGGAgatgtgttagaatatataacatattctggagcctcaaccatcaacataaacttttagttgagttggttccttgacacatCATCAAACGTACCAAACCCTATCACTAACCCCTTTTGATCGAGGCCAGTTTAACAAGTCAGTGACTTAGTGAGCTACGTACATTGTTACGTTctacaaatgaaaataaaatattcaaaatcattAGCAATAAAGCTAACATTAGCAAACACAACATGAACATGTAATTCTTTTATGCTATGTTTAGAagtgataattttatttgaaaatataaatttgactcaaatttagtgtttagcaaataaaaaatttgaaatttgaatttgaatcaatTCCACCATTATTATAAAATGAGGATTTGAAAATGACGTTTCAAACCTTGTTAtaatcaaattcttcattaatgatttcataattaaaatctataatttgaaatgaaatatttgtcCTCAAACACAACCTTAGGGCATTGTCCTTTTTAACTtgagtaaaattaaaatttagaacTCTTTAATTTATAGCTGCTGCGGTCAAACATAATTTTCATATTTAGAATCACCCTGTTGAAACTAGTTTCTTGAGtggtttattgaagaatgttttAGTATGGCATGTGAACTTTCTGTTCATTTTATTTAGAACTTGTTCATTGCAGTCTGAGCCAGTGTAGTGTAAGAGGAAATTCAATAGTGGCTATGTAAAGCACAAATTTCTGCATGGAAATTTGGCTAATCTAGcaaataatattgttattgtcctTGATCTGTGTGTCGTCAGACAAGTAAAAAAAAGGGATTTCACTCGAATATGTTTTTCCTTATGTAGAAAGAACAAGATGTACTGCCAATTtatgtattagtatattttgATCTGAATCCTTCTGttgatatattttgttttctagAAAATTAGAGCATAATCTACTTCTGGTTTCTGTAGTAGTTTACAAGCATTTGCATAACATCTTAAACTTAGTACTAGAACTTGGATTTGATGTGCAGTTTGAGGCAACTGATGGAGCAAGGTACAAACACAGCATCATCAACAGAGATGCCACCGAAGAGGAAACGTGGCCGTCCTAGGAAGTCTAGACCTCcagttactgctatacaagggGAGAGATCGGGTTCAACCACACCCACAACAAACATCCCATTGAGTTTCAAAGAGCGTGTTGAAGAAGGCGAAGATGATTGTAACAATGATGAAATGGTGGGGCAGATGGTTACAGGAATTATCGAGAATGATTTTGATGGAGGGTATCTCCTAAATGTTAGAGCTGGGGACAACAATGTATGTTTGAGAGGTGTTGTGTTTAAGGAAGGTTGTGTTGTTCCTGTTACCCCTGAAAATGATATTGCTCCTGATGCTAAGATGTATAAGAGAACCGAATATCCGATCCCTATGGTGAACTCTAGCTCTATAGTAGGGCAGACTGCTGATATTTCTTTGAATCCAAcggaaaatattgaaaatcaacAACAAAAGGTTTTGTCTGAGGATGTCACCCGAAATGAAGATCAGTTACGTGCAATTGGGAAATTAGATGATATGGAGCAACAGGAGAATTTTTTGGATGATCTGAAGAAATTGGAGAAGGTATTAGATGATAAGGAACGGGAGGAAAAGATATTGGATGACGTAGATGAAGAGCAACATGTGAAGTTATCAGATGATCCGAAGGAACAGGACAAGAAGCTACCGGATGATTTAGATGAAGAGCAACATGTGAAGTTATCAGATTATACGAAGATACAGGAGAAGGTATTGGATGATAAGGAACAGGATAAGAAGCTAACGGATGACATAGATGAAGAGCAACATGTGAAGTTATTAGATGATCCAAAGGAACAGGAGAAGGTATCGGATGATATGGAACACGACAAGAAGCTGTCGGATGACATAGATGAAGAGCAACATGTGAAGTTATCAGATGATCTATTGGATGATAAGGAACCTGACAAGAAGCTATTGGATGACATAGATAAAGAGCAACATGTAATGATATCAGATAATTCAAAGAAACAGGAGAAGGTATCGGATGATATGGAACAGGACAAGAAGCTATCGGATGACAAAGCTGAAGAGCAATCTGAGAAGTTATTAGACGATAAGTTTCAGCAGGAGAAGTTATTAAAAAGAGATGAAAAATCGGAGGGTCTGATTGACTCGTCAGAGTCTCCTAGGAAACGGCAAAAGATTGATCAGGTGACTGTCAGTTCAATACAATGTAAAGATGTTACAGATGCAAATTCTGAAGATGCTGTCAAGTCTAATGATGCAACAAATATAGGTCTTGAATCCAATGAAGTGAGTATTATTCCATCCGAAACTGTCCTTTCTGTGAAAGACTCATCATTAGCTACAGCAGCAATGGCCGCACAAGAAGTTTGTTGCACTGCAGGATTACAAATCAGTGTGGAGAATACAGATTATACAATTGATTTGTCTGAACTTCTTAGTGATGTTGAACCAATGGAAACTGAATAGAAGTAAAAGAATTTTAAGGTGAAATACACTAGTTCTAAAAATTGAGGCCCATCATATCTACAATGCAAGGGAATTTCTGTTTTCATCTCTTTAAAATCTATCAAGACTTATgactttgctttttttttttttttttttccatttcattaattttttttttatcacaaccTAGGgaaaaaattagtttaaaatcGAACATAGTAAAAGTAGTACTTAATTCCAATTGAGAGACCCAATTCTCATACTTTCATTACTTTATTACTATAAGTTTAAGGAATTGTATGTGTTATATCATATACTTCATACATATTAAAAAGTGTATTTAGCCTGCTGAACatactaatattttcaattcttaactACAACTAAGTtgtataaataatcaataatagttAGATTAGACTTTTAAAAATCCTAACATATtcctaaaataattttttttcaaactaaAAAGAGTAATTTTcattaaagaaagaaataaaatgggcttaaatatttatgtgtacaaaaatataattttaaaaaataaaaaaaaaccccaaTATTCAATTTTCTGAATTGTAACATAATTGACAATTCGGATTCTCGAATTCAAATCAATGTGGTATTTGggtttgaacacccctaattacGAAAAATATTATATGAGACGGTATCTCTATAAAATGTCTAATTGATCACCGTGaaattgtaaataaatataagtaATCAGTCTGGATTATAAAATTCAGTCTAATAGAGATTGAACTCTCATTTTAGAATTTGTGTAATTTCAATTCTTCAAGAGTCAACACAGTCCCTCTTTTTAAGTTCATGAGCTTTGacagaaaaataaaagacaaagaaaaacaaattaatggtCTTTTGTTGGAGCGCTCTACCATACTCTGGAAGTGTCGAAGTATTTGGGTTGGGTTGGGTTGCTGATTTCCGTCATTACCAACGTCAGATTATCCCCTAGTAAGATTCTCACTCTCATAGTTGTTTACCCGTCTTCAATTCCTTTGATTTCTCATTTCTGATACTCAATTTTTGTCTTGATTATGTTGCATTCGGAAGGAAGTGATTGATCAATGGATATAATATCACAGTTGCAAGAACAAGTTAACTTGATTGCATCTCTTGCTTTTAATACTTTTGGTACTCTTCAACGAGATGCTCCTCCTGTTCGCCTTTCCCCCAATTATCCTGAACCTCCTCCTAACCctaattctaattctaattccaATCCTAACCCTAATCCTAACTCTGATGCTAGTGCTAATGCTAATGCTAATGCTAATTCAAATGCAAATCCTAATCCAAATGCTAATCCTAATGTTTCCCAACAACAGTCTGATACTTCCAACAATTTTGCTGATGAACCCAAAACCGCTAGTGCTGCTCTTGTAAAGGCTGCTAAGCAGTTAATCTTTTGTTGGGAGTTTTTTCATTTGGTTTATATATGATTTTTGCTTAAATTCTTGTATATAGTGTCAATCTACGCTATGTTTGGATGGGAGGATTGCATTTCCTTTGTTTAGATATCAAAAGGAATAGGAAGAAATTAGAGGGAAGGGAAGAACTTATTTACATGttgtacaaaacaaatcctTCCAATATTGGAAGGAAAACATACTTATACACTGTTTGGATAAGAATTtggaagggaaagggaatgaatAGAAGGTAAAGGGCAGagaaggaaggaaaaagaagaggaAATAATAGAAGTCTCTAGGAAAGGAAGGGAGAGCATGAGAActagcttttttttttccaaatctttCCACATTTACACTTGGTTTGGATAATAGTTAAGGAGAGAAATTAAATgaaaggaagggaaaggaaggggtgAGAATAGCATGAGAAGTCTCTCTCGTTTGTTTAGGAGGAcgaggaaaggaaaggaaaggaagagaAATAATTTGTTCCTTCTAAATCTATCCACATATGAAGGGATTTGGTTACCAACAAAAATAAAGGACTTCATCCCTTCAAATTCCTTCTTCCAAAATCTGTTCTTTCAAAAATTCCTTCTCTCAAAAAACATTGCCCaaacagaaaaaaatatatcctCTTAATCTCTTCCCTTTTttccatcaatcaaaacaaAGTGTTTGAGAGATTTGGTTATAAAAAATCAAGAGACTTTTGCTCCcttcaaatttcttttttctaaatttCTCCCTTTCAAAATTTCTAACCGAACAAAGGAAATTATAACCCTTCAAATTCAATCCCTTCCTTTCCTCCAATTCCCCCTTCCCATACATGGTGTTATTGTCATTCCTCAACATTGGTTGATGAAACTCTATTATCAGTCTCAACCAGCTTATGCAATTGCTTGTAATGAGATCTTCTGAGACCAAACAGTCTTGTTGCATTGTCGATAGTTATTGCTTATGCTTATTGGACCTTCTGAGACCAAATAGTTTTATCGGGTTGTTGATAGTAATTGCATATGCGTGTTTGGACTgcgttgttttttttttaccaagttTAGGAATTCATCCGTCCACCATAAAAGACTATCTTACAGCTGCTTGTACCTATAGCAATTAGCAATGTGATCTCaaggtattttttataatttaataaattatatttactcatTAGGAGTTATTAAGCAGCAAAAAAGTTGTCCTCGAGGTACAAGATATATATTGTAGGCTTTGTGTGatacaataataaaacatcattatTAAGCAGGGATTTATTTCTTGATATGTGTACCATTACAAGTCAGGTGATGTTGATGTGAAGTCAGTAACTCTTGTGCacttattatttatgtaaattgcATTGACTATCAGTTGAGATGACCTCTGACGTTGCAAACGTAAGATTGCGTATATCTTTTCCAAaacctaggtgggagccacttaatattattaaaaatttgaaacaatAGAATGTTGTTGTAGAAGTGAATtaatatgaaaacaattaaacaagtATGCAATTTCATGATGCTACTTGTGTTCACATTATTTGCGAATTATTAGGTATAAATCTGTAAATGTTGGGCTTTACCTTATCTACCTGATTAGTATTCTCttctgtattttttttttttttttgactggTATGTGTCCTTTCTTATTCAAACTTGGTCATTTGCAGTTTGATGCTTTAGTTAATGCCCTACCATTGGATGAGGGAGGTGAGGAAGCCCAATTGAAAAGAATAGCTGAGCTTCAGGTATTCCAGTAGCTGATATGCTATGAAATCTCCATCCTTACTTTGTGGAGCCCACTAAAGCTGTATCTCTTGTATTCCCCAGGCAGAAAATGATGCAATAGGCCAAGAATTTCAGAGGCAATTGGAAGCTGCTGGTAATggcttctctctctctctctctgttTTTCCCCcttattatacatatatttgaTGTTTTCTGCATGCAACATTTTCCTTAGAATTTTACGTGTGTGAAGCAAAGCTCCTTCCATAAATAACCTTTTAGTTTCAGTTAGTTTCCTTTGTAATAAAACTGAATTGCGCACTTGGTATGTGGCTAGATTTTCCATACCGATACAAATTTATGTTACTTGGTTTTTATGAATGTTGGCCCTTGATTTGAAAATAGATACTGGGTCAGTTAGTACTTTACAActgtaagtaaaaaaaaattaattgcttTTCCCCCACTGAATATTTTTACTTTACAGTTTTGTGGCTGAGCCAACCCCATCCTTTCGGAATTAAGGACCTGACATTGTTGTGAACAGTTTTGTGGCTGGAAAAATTGGTTATAGACTTAGCTTCTTACTTGTGAAAAGCTAGTGGTTATGTATAAAATGTGTAGTTACTCTGATAATGAGGGGGTTTGTGTTCTTCTACCTCATTTATGTTTTACTGGTGCATCCTACTAGGCGTTTTGCAAGTACTTAGTACAATTGCGTGATGACCTCATGACCCCTTTAAGACGGGCAAAATAATTGAATAAGGGATTCATTTCCAAATGAGTTGAGCCCAAAATATGGAATAGTATaaacaaaattcttaaaattgaaattagctCCCGTTTATACATTTCTGAGATTGGTAACATTAGTTTAGTGCGGAGAGGTTCTTGGTAAAAGCAGCTCCCTGCCCCTTTCTTTCTCCGTCGTTTCTGTTGGCAATTTAAATGGACAAGAGTGACAATTGATTTGCAATCACTGATTTGCATCTTTTATCCTTTCTTTTACACCCAGATAAAGAGTTAAAGCAAGTCCAGGAATTGTTCAGCCAAGCATCAGATAATTGCTTAAATATGAAGAGACCATATTGATGAGTTATTTGCTGATGATGACCATGATTGTTCTTCTGGAGTTTTACTCAAACTAGTCAATCTTGAAGTATGCTCAACGTAGCCTTTTTCTCAACAAGATTCTGTTGTCTTTGTATAGTCCATTGGCTGTCCTGGAATCGGCACAGTTAGTTCAatgttgtagaatgaactataGCAATAGACAGTATagttttattttgaattctatcgTCGTTAATCTGACTTATAGTTGGAAGTTGAAATAGTTGATCTCTTTGGTTGTGCAATTAGCAACTCGAAGTACAAGTGATTGCTGCTGTGCAACTCGTAGAACCATTGGCAATTTGGTATTTAGATGCCGATGATGCTTATCATGTTTTAACTTCCAGTTGGATTCACTAGTTTTCTGCAAAAAACAATTCATTTAGATGTTTATGTTAACAACACTTGCTGCAGCGCAATCAGttctttcacacataaagtgcaaaaatgtaTCTTGCGAGGTTAAAGATTTGGATTTACTAGATGAAAAAATTCATGATTCTTTAAAAGGTTGCTATTTAAAGGAAAGATATATATGTTGCTAAACATTCAACTCTGCCTTTGCTTTTTAATAACTTGATTAAGAAATGTTTTAATGCCTTCAAAATTCGAGCAGCCAAGGAATACATGATCGCCAACGGAATCAGCTTGAATCATACATTCTATAATATCTAAGAGAACAccataaatttcaaaattaaagtgCGTCTAAAACCTCACAAAAAGCAGGCAAAACTTTCTACAGCCATATAAATTCctattttaagaaatttaacCTAATAAGGGCTGAACTAAAGCAAATCTACATAAAGAATCTCCAAGCAAAGCAAATGAAACTAATCTGACCAACAAAATCTATTATACTACATTTGGGAATCTCTAGGTTGACCAAAAGTCGAAAAGGTTTGAGGCTCCATGTAGAATCATGCTGCACCAAGGCAAACACCTCTCCTGTCATCGTAGGTGGATGAATCACTGCAGCAAACAATGCTGAACAGTTGCGaaattaaaatatcataacATCAACTAACCCGTTGCAGTTGTACTGGCATCTGAGCCAGCTAAGGCATTGCGTACCCACCATATCCCAAATAACCACCGTAATACATGTTAGGATCCTGAAGAGCAGACACATATCCATATGAGTTATATCCTTGAGGATATCCATAATAAGCAGCATGGTCCCACTGGTTCAGATTAGGTTGTGACTGCAAAATAAAGCACCCAAATGAAACGTTCAGTAAGAAACCCCGAAGAAATTCTAAATCCCTACAGAAATGTCAACAAAGATTTACTTGTTTATTGTTAGGGCCATGGCCCCAAGAAAGTCTAAGATTTCGCCTGCCCAACTGCACTCCATTCAATGCCTGTAAGGCCACCTCAGCGCTAATCCTACCGaaacatcaacaacaaaaaataaatttaagttttgcaCACATGTGTGACTTGAAAAAATTTTCAGTATATAACACCAACGATGGGTCACAAAACCATGCAGACCTGTTGGTAAATTGCACAAATCCACAATTCTTGCTCACTGGTATTTTTACGTGAACCACTTCCCCATAAAGACGGAATGCTCGTCCCAAATCTTCTTCAGTCGCATTGGGACCCAAATTACCAACAAAAATCTGGACAGAGTTGTCAAGTTATGGCATCATCagataaaaagcaaaaaaacgaGTTCATTCGGAATCCAAATCACCCACAGTTGTGTTATTAGGATCACTATCATTTGAAATTCCCCGAGTATTCTGGTATGAAGCTGCATTCAagattgaaaaaataaagataaggcAACAAAAATCTAACAGAACTGACAAATTAAGACTAGTGTTCCTTCACAAGATGATGCAACTGTACATCCTAAACATTCTTGAATGCAGAAATATAATCAGAAAAACAAATACAAACAGCCACAAGGCCTATAATTATAGTCTGAAGGTAAAAAGTGCACATAAAACTAGGTCTAAATAATGTTGCAATACAGCTCAGCAAAACCCCTAATCATCagtaaaaaaaactcaaaaaatactCGAGCAAATTAGCACAGAACAAGAGCATATACCCCTGAAATCTACAATACAATAGTTTACATAGATATTATTATCACAATCAGATACCTatctcaaaaaatcaaaaaaagtcaaCACACAATGGGGGTGTTTGGCTAGCTGTTGTTAGCTTATAATTGGTAGCTAGTTGGAGTGATTGATTTGACTTGTTGATTTTATCAACCGGTAAAATCAACTAATTTCGAAGACACTGCTAGGAACGCTGTTAGCTTATAGCTAgaagcagcttgttcaaaaaaagTTAATTCATAACAAGATGTTTCaaccaactaatttaccaaacactttgaTTAGATGGTTTGGATACTGAACCATCTAAATGCACCAAATAAGATAAAGCTGCCCAATAATTTATTCAACCAAACACCCCAATTATGTCAGCGCATCCATCTAGCATTCAGCAATTGTTGAGTAGAGACCCCTTTCTCCGAAAACTTGGAAAagaacattttattttttctcatcATCCAAAAAAGATGAAGGATCTAGAACCCAGATTCACATCACAAGCACAATTAAATGAGTTCACATACAACAACCAAGTTACAGACAACCATATCAACATAAGGTTTAACAAATTTGCACGAGACAAAAAGTCGTAGCCTCAATAATTCCACCAAATGATAACCAAGGTACATCTCACACCTACTAAAGAAAGCATGTGAACATCTCCCACTATCCCTATGAATTTGCTCCACTTGCAATGATTAAATGTCCCTTTGATTTTTCCCATTTACAACATTAAACATACCCACATCTCTCCTCCAACATGCTCTAGCGCCAACATAATGCCTTATCTCTAAAAAAATTGGTCAGGGACAAAAATCAAAGGGACACAAGGAACATAAATGAGCAGTTAGCCAAAATTTTCTAACTTCAAAACTATTATTAATGagcacacaaaaaaaaaaaaaaacaagggaTTATAgctaaaaaattatagaaaacaCCTCAATATCAAAGTGATCAAACAAGCTAAGTGCTGATGCAACCCGTCCATTTTACTGCTAATATGATGAATAGAGTGCAAGATATAACTCACTCGTATTTCTTAATTGTAAGGTAAGAAAGAGTCAAGAACTCAACAGCgtagaaaatgaaaatgataaaagagAGGAAAAAAAGGAACATTGAGGAAAAATAAAAGCAAAGGAATAGTATAAATGGCATCCCCTAACACAAGTGAAACTAAACTGAACCGAATTTGATGGATAAAAATAAAGGATAAAAATGAAACTGAAAGGAAGAATAACTTGTAGCACTGAAAACTTCTGTAAATGGAAATTTTACGACATTACTGACCTATGCCAGGCAACGTAGTAAGGGGGTAACCATTTCTGCTGAATTCAGTCCCAGGCCCTAAATGATAGAGCCTCTTGACACCCTGCTTTGAGACAATGTGAGTTCTATAAGTTTTTCAGTTCAAAATTCATTAATTGTTCCCAAATTCTCAAACGAAAACACTGGAACTGAATTTCTAT of the Amaranthus tricolor cultivar Red isolate AtriRed21 chromosome 6, ASM2621246v1, whole genome shotgun sequence genome contains:
- the LOC130814860 gene encoding mediator of RNA polymerase II transcription subunit 21-like — translated: MDIISQLQEQVNLIASLAFNTFGTLQRDAPPVRLSPNYPEPPPNPNSNSNSNPNPNPNSDASANANANANSNANPNPNANPNVSQQQSDTSNNFADEPKTASAALVKAAKQFDALVNALPLDEGGEEAQLKRIAELQAENDAIGQEFQRQLEAADKELKQVQELFSQASDNCLNMKRPY